The genomic DNA AGGACGACGCATACTCATCCATGATCCCGCAAGTGCCGGCTCCGGCGAGAGGACGGTCCTCGGAGGTTTGAAGACGAAGGCCGTTGACGTGGTGGTGACAAAGCCCGGCATCGGACCGGTCATGGCGGTGTCGATGAAAGGCACGCTCGGAGCATTCCGCAATCTGACGAACCGCATGGAAGAAGCAATCGGCGATTGCACGAATCTCCATATCTCCTACCCGGCTCTCGTCTACGGCTTCCTGCAGATACTACGAGCGACAAAGCCCGGCGAACGCGTCCCGGCGAATGACGTGTGCCTGACTCCCGAAGGCATGCCGACGGAGTCCATCGTGCGGTATCACGATGTGATTGCTCGGCTGGATGGGCGCGAGGACCTTCGGGAAGAGTCTACGAAGTATGAGGCGGTGGGCCTTGCTCTCGTCATACCCACAGGATCCGATCAAGGATTGGTGCTGCCCACCTTCCCAAGTCTTGATTCGCCGCTCTCCATCGCGTCGTTCTTCCCGCGTCTCTACCGGGCATATGACCTCCGGTTCGTCTTCGCGGCTCCGCAGTTGAAATCCGTGACCGCCAGGCACGTCTGGGCGGAAGACTCGCCCGCGTTTGCTGGGCGTACGTTTGATGAATACCAACCCCGTGTCGGAGACGAACCCGAGCCGGAAGCCGAATCGGACGAGTGATTTCTCGCCGACCGAAAGAAACTTCGCGGCTCCCTCCTACGCCGCCAAGTCTCGAACTCTCTTTCGAACTCTTTGTTCGTGGACTACTCGCGAGAGTCGTCGAGATGGTTCGATAGGCGTGGCTGCTTGGTTCACACCGGCTTCGGGTTCCGCTCCTGGAAGCCGCGCTGGTGCCAGTAGGGGTACGCGGGGATCCGCTCGCTCGCGGCGTCGAGCGTCGCTACCTGCGCGGGCGTCAGGTTCCAGCCGACCGAGCCGAGATTGTCCTTGAGCTGCTTCTCGTTCCGCGCGCCGAGGATGATGTTCGCGACGGTCGGGCGCTGCACGAGCCAGTTGATGGCGACCTGCGGCACGGTCTTGCCGACTTCCTTCGCGACAGACTCGAGCGCATCGACGACTGTGTAGAGGTACTCCTGATCGGGCTGAGGGCCGTTGTCGACGACGAGCTTGCTGTTGAGGCGGCTGTCGGCGGGGAGGGGCGAGCCGCGGCGGATCTTGCCGGTGAGGCGGCCCCAGCCGAGGGGGCTCCAGACGACGCAGCCGACGCCCTGGTCGAGGGCGAGAGGCATCAGCTCCCACTCGTAGTCGCGCCCGATGAGGGAGTAGTACGCCTGGTGGGCGACGTAGCGGGCGAGGCCGTGCTTCTCGGAGTAGGCGAGGGATTTCATGAGGTGCCAGCCGCTGAAGTTCGAGCAGCCGATGTAGCGGATCTTGCCGGCGCGGACGAAATCGTCGAGCGTGCCGAGGACCTCGTCGATCGGGGTCATGGCGTCGAAGCCGTGGAGCTGGTAGAGATCGATGTAGTCGGTGCCGAGTCGCTTGAGACTCGCGTGGACCGCGTTGGTGAGGTGGAAGCGTGAGGAGCCGACGCTGTTGGGCCCGGCCTCTTCGCCACCCATGCGGAAGGTGCCCTTGGTGGAGATGATGGTCTTGTCACGCCGACCCTTGAGCGCAGCGCCGAGGATCTCCTCTGACTGGCCCTGGGAGTAGATGTCGGCGGTGTCGAACATGTTGACGCCGGCCTCGAGGCAGATGTCGACGAGGCGGGTGGCCTCGGCGACATCGGAGGAGCCCCAGGCCTTGAAGAACTCGGTGCCGCCACCGAAGGTGCCGGTGCCGAAGGAGAGAACGGGGACCTTGAGGCCGGAAGAGCCGAGGCGGCGGTATTCCATGGGGGGGCTCCGGGGTGGGGGCATTGGACACTGGGCAGAGGGCAATGGGGAACAGCGTATGGGCGGGGAAGTTATGATGCGGGACGCCACGCAACGTCACGCGGCCGGCCGGGGGCACATCCGATTCGGGGATTGCACGGATGAATCAGATGCGAGTCATGCTGCGTGAAGCACGGCGCGAGGACGTGCCCCGGTTCTTCGAGCACCAGACCGATCCCGAGGGCATGCGCATGGTCGGCTCCGTGCGGACAAACCACCTGGACCGCGACGAGTTCATGGCACGCTGGGATGGGATTCTGGCGAATGACAAGATCATCAAGCGTTCGATCGTGCTGAGGCCCGTGGTGAGCGGGCGCGGTGCGGGCGAGGATGGCGCGGAGGTCGTCGTCGGCAGCATCAACTGCTTCGAGCGTCTGCCCGATCCCGCCCGTCCGTGCACGATCTTTCCCGGTCCGGAGATCGGCTACTGGCTCGGGCGCGAGCACCGGGGGAAGGGGATCGCGAGCGAGGCGGTGCGGCAGTTTGTGGCGGAGGTGCCGCGGCGCCCGCTGTACGCGCGAGCCGCGAGCGACAACGTGGCGTCGATCCGCGTGCTCCAGAACGCGGGGTTCAGGGAGATCGGGCGCGAGATGTTCTTCGCGAACATGCGGGGGCAGGAGATTGAGGAGACGCTGATGGTGGTGGGGGAGGAGCAGTGACGGAGTGGCAGAGGCAAGAAGAGGACTCACCACAGAGGCAAAGAGGGCACGGAGAAGACAAATTGCGAACTCTGTTTGCTGATGTCTTGGTCGGCTCTTTGGAACCCGTCGGCGTCGAGGGCTATGGCTACCGGTGCAGCGACCCGGTTCTAATTGTTGTGGAACCCGCGGAAGGCCTGACGGAGTAGCAGATCGCTCCGAGAGAGGCGGAGGCGATTACCATCTGACATATGCAGGTCTACCCCGACATGAACATCCGATTCCCCGCAGGCAAAGAGAAAGAGTTGGTAGCAGCGATGAGGGTGCTGTGCGGTGCCCTATGGCAGTGGCAAGACAAAGACACGCACGGCAAACCCGTGGAAAGTGGTAGCTTGTACTTTCACCGAGACGCGACGACCGGTCACGTGCCTTGCACTCTGCGCATCTGCAGGCGCGATGCAAATCTGTTTGTCGTCGTCAACATCATCCCTGACAAAACGGGCGACCACATTTCAAAGAGCCAGTATGTAGAGTTGCTCAGAGAGTTCGATGAGCGGATTGCCTGTCCCGCAACCGAGGGCGTCGGCGGAATGACATCGATTGACGCAGAGAAGGAAACGCTCACAGACCATTTTTCCTCAGAAGAGCTACGCTTGCTGAAGCTGTTTTGCAGCTCGTCAAACGCAAGTGATCTCGGAAGCCATCCGAGCGATCAGGAGAAGTGGATGGCATTCCTCATCGCCGTTCATCGCAACGGAAAGAATGTCCACTGCGACACATTTGGGGCGTGTTTGCGATCAGAGCGTTGTTGGCCAGAGCATGGCATTGACCGGCTGGTAAGCGAGTACGACTTTGCAATGCGGTTGTTGCGGCAGAACAAGATGGCTTTGTGAGCGAATTCGGCGTCACAGGGTCAGGATCGCGAAGCTCCCCGCGCTCCATGCTTCTCCGCCGTGTCAATCCGAGCACTACGGCGCAGGGGCTCCGCCCCGCACCCCATTAAGCCATGACGAATCGAACCGAGTCGCGACGTGGTGAGCGGCTGATTCGCGAGCGACTTATGGATTCGGCAGACTCATGTGGAGTTCGTTGTAGGATCTGCCCCCGACGCGGATGGCGTCGGGCTCGGTGCCCCAGTGGACGAAGCCGAGGGAGCGGTAGAGGGCGGCCGCGGCGGTGGAGTTCTCGCTGCACGCGAGCTGGATCGTCGTGACACCGTTCATCGCACGGGCGACCTCGACGGCGCGGGAGACGACGGTGCGGCCGGTGCCGCGGCCTCGGGCGCGGGGCGTGACATAGACACCCCAGATGAGCGCGACGTGGGCACGCTTGGCGCGCTGGTCGTGCACGATGCCGGCAGACGCGACCAGTGCACCCGCGTCATCGAACGCGCCCACGACGTAGCTTCGCGGCGGGTTGATTGAGCCGCGAACGAGGTCGGCGTCTCGCTGCTCACCCGGGCTGCCTGTGAAGGCCCACGGCGAATCGAGCAGCGCCTCGGCGCGTAGAGCAACCAGAGCTTCGATGTCGGGACTCGTCAACGATCGGACCGTGTTCATCCGCGCATCTTATTTCAACGACGCCATGTCGATCACGAAGCGGTACCGCACATCGCTCTTGAGCATGCGCTCGTAGGCGGTGTTGATGTAGTCCATCGGGATCTTCTCGATGTCACTGACGATGTTGTGCGTGCCGCAGAAGTCGAGCATTTCCTGGGTCTCGGCGATTCCGCCGATGAGGGAGCCGGCGATCTTCTTGCGGGGCATGATGAGCCCGAATGCGCCGATCGCCATAGGTGCCGGAGGAACGCCGACGAGTGCGAGCGTGCCGTCGAGCGTGAGCTGGCCGAGCAGGGCGTTGATGTCATGGTCGGCGGAGACGGTGTCGAGGATGATGTCGAAGGAGCCGGCGTGCTTCTGCATCTCGGCCGCGTCCTTCGAGATGATGACCTCGTCTGCGCCGAGACGCTTGCCGTCCTCGATCTTCGAGGGCGATGTGGTAAAGAGCACGGTGTGTGCACCGAAGGCCTTCGCGAACTTCACGCCCATGTGACCCAGACCGCCGAGACCGACGATGCCGACCTTCTTTCCTTTCGCCGCGCCCCATTGACGGAGGGGCGAATAGGTCGTGATGCCGGCGCACAGGAGGGGTGCGGCGGCGGCGGGGTCGAGGTTCTTCGGAACGTGCAGCGTGAACTTCTCATCGACGACGATGTGCTTGGAATAGCCGCCGTGCGTGAACCCGCCCAGGTGCTTGTCCTCACCACCGTATGTGAAGGTTGCGCCCTTTTGGCAGAACTGCTCGAGGTTCTTCTTGCAGCACTCGCACGTGCGGCACGAATCGACGAGACACCCGACGGAGGCGATGTCGCCGGGCTTGAAGCCCTTCACGTTTGAACCGACCTTCGTCACGCGACCGACGATCTCGTGACCGGGGACGACGGGGTAGTTCGCCGTGCCCCATTCGTTCTTGACCCAGTGCAGATCGGAGTGGCAGACGCCGCAGAAAATGATCTCCATGGCGACATCGGTGGGGCCGGGTTCGCGACGGTCAATAGTGAAGGGGGCGAGGGGGCTGGTGGCGGACTGGGCGGCGTAGGCAGCGGACTTGGTGGTGGCGGGCATGGTGGGCTCCGTTGGATCTGTTGTGAGGCGCGCGGATCGGGGCATTCAGCCGGACGGGCATTGTTGGAGGGCTCAGGGTATGAGATGCCGTCACCCCCAACTCGGTGTCGGTGCCGGTTCAGCGTGGTCGAAGCTCGAGCGCATCGCACATCTCTGCGTCGAGCGTGCGTGCACCGGGGGCACCCTCGGCGATGGCGAACCCTCCGACATAGTCCCACATCGCCCAGCCGATGGAGCGTCTGTTGAGCGATTCGGCGAGCGCGCGGGTCCATGCGAGGCGTGAATCGCGCGGGGCGGTGGGCTTGTGGGCTCCGAATTCGCCGCAGTAGATCGGGCGCTTGTGCGTGAGAGCCCATTGGTGGGCACGCTCGATGCACGCGTCGAGGCGATCGGGCGTCCACGGGTCGGAGGTGCCGTCGCGAGCGGACCACCGGAGCGCATCGCGCGAGTCTTTGGGGAACGGCTCGGAGATGCGCTCGAGTTCGGCTCGTCCGGCGGGCCAGGGGATGTCCTTCATCCCCCTCCACGGCGGGAAGCCCCATGTTGCGCCCTGATGCGTGAAGTTGTGCGGCTCGTAGAAGTGGAAGGAGTAGACGATGTTCGGGTCATCGAGGGGCTCAATCGCGAGCAGGCCGTCGATCGAGCCCCAGGATGCGCCGGTGGCGATGATGGTGTGGTCGGGCGCGGCGTCGCGGATCGCGCGGGCGATGTTCGCCTGCGACTCGGCCCAGGCGGCGACCGTGATGTCGTGCGGCTCGTTGACGATCTCTAGGAACGTTCGCTCGGGGTCAAGATCGCGGCACGCCGCGCCGAGCGAGGACCACATCCGTTCGAGCTCACCCATGCGGGCCTCGTGAGTCGGCTCGCCGGGCTTGATCCAGGGCGTGCGGCTCCAGTGGGCGTCGATGATGATGGCAAGCCCCGCGCCGTGGCAGCGCCGGACCGCGTCGAGATACTCGCGGAGTGAGGCGTCGTTCAGTCGATGCTCGGCGCTGTTCCAGAGCCAATCGGGCTCGAAGGGGAATCGCGCGTGCGTGAAGCCGGACGCGACGAGCTGGGCGAGGTCGGCATCGGTGATGAAGGCACGCCGCGCGGCCTCGCCCTGCGCGTGCGGGAACCAGACCCAGTGCGAGAGATTGATGCCTCTCGCAAGGGTGGTGAGGCGAGCGGGGGGAGCGCCGGGCGGACGCGCCGGGGAGTCCATGCGATGGGCGGAGGTCCCGCCTCGGGCAAGCGCGTGAACCCCGACGAGTGAGCCGATGGAAGAGGCGATGAACGTGCGGCGGTCGAGCGTGTAGGCAGCGGTGTGGCACGAACGATCGGAATGCATGCGTGGGAGCGTACCACAGCGTCATAGCAGAGGTGGGATCGGATTCTGTGAGCATTCAACGATCTCTCGTCCTGCCTGTATCAGAGAGGTGGGGGTGCGGGTGAGTGGGCGGAGTATCATGATCGCCCCGGCGATGCAGCCGCGGATCAGGGAGTATCCATCATGTCGCGTTCTCGTTCTCGTGGTCTGGTCGGCATTGTCTGGGGCTTTGTGGCGGTTGCTGGCCTGGGCCTACCCCTCGGCTCGGCGGGCGCGGCCTCCGGCGTGATGGAAGAGCCGGCCCGCGTGCTCGAACCCGGGATGATGGACTTTGAAGAGCGTGTGCTCCGGAATGGGCTGCGCGTGATCACGCTCGAAGACCGCTCCTGCCCCGTCGTGTCGGTGCAGGTCTGGTATCGCGTCGGCTCGAAGGACGAGAACCCCGAGCGGCAGGGCTTCGCCCACATGTTCGAGCACATGATGTTCCGCGGCACCGATCGCCTCGGACCGACGTCTCACTTCGATCTGCTGCGAAAGGTCGGGGGCAACGCCAACGCGTACACCTCGTTCGATCAGACCGTGTACCACCAGACGCTGCCGAGCAACCAGTTGGAACTCGCGCTCTATCTCGAGGCGGAGCGGATGAGCTTCCTCAAGATCGATCAGGACTCGTTCGACACGGAGCGCAAGGTCGTCGAAGAAGAGCGGCGCATGGGGACGAACCAGCCCTACGGGACAGCCCTTGAGCAGGCGCTCCCCGCGCTCTTTGGTGAGCATCCTTACAAGTGGTCGCCGATCGGGCAGATCCCGCACCTGCGGGCCGCGACAGTGCAGGAACTGCGTGACTTCTGGAATCGGTACTACGTTCCCAACAACGCGGTGCTGGTGATCGCCGGCGATATCGAGCACGAGCGTGCGCAGCGGCTGGCTGCGGACTACTTCGGATGGATCCCGAAGGGTGAGGATCCCGCGCGGGTGACGTACAGGGAGCCCCTGCCGACGCAGCCCAGGACGGTGGTGATCCGCGAGGAGAACGCGCCCGCGCCCGTGCTCGGCCTCGCGTACCGGACGGTGCCGATGGGGCACGTGGACTCATGGGCTCTCCAGATGCTGGCGACGATCGTGGGGGGCGGCGAGTCGTCGCGCCTCTATCAGAAGCTCGTCACCGAGCAGAAGAGCGCGGTCTTCGCCGCGGGCGGCGCGCTGTCGCTCGAGCAGGACGGGTTGATCGCGTTCGGCGCGGTGATGGCGCCGTTCGGCGCGAACCCGAAGCGTGTGCGAGACGCCATCGAGGCGGAACTCGCGCGTGTGCGTGAGGAGCTGGTCTCTGAGGATGAGCTGGAGAAGGCCCGCAACCAGATGCTCAAGGGGATGGTGGCCGAGTCGCTGACGGTTGATAGCAAGGCGACCGCGCTCGGCTCCGCTGCGGCGTTGGAGGGGCGGGCCTCGAATGTCAACGATCGGCTCCGGTCGGTGCGCGCGGTGACGCGTGAGGATCTTCGGCGTGTGGCGAACGAGTACATGGATCCGGGCAAGCAGATCACGCTGCAGATCAACCGCAACCTGCTCGGCGCGATCTTCAGCAAGATGAAGAAGGAAGACGAGGCCGAGATCACGGGCGAGCGCGAGGTGGGAGAGCCGATCGTCGGCAGGCCCGGCGTCGTGCGCCCGGAGACGTTCCCGGCTGAGCCGCCCCTTGCGCCGCTGCCCTCGTTCGATCCGACGCCCGTCTATGCGGAGCGTTCGCTCGAGAACGGGCTGCGCCTCTTGATCGTTGAGAATCACGAGGTGCCGTATGTGTCGGTGCAGCTCGGGCTGCACGCCGGCGCGTGGACCGAGACAAAGCCGGGCACGGCCAGCATGGCGACGGGTATGCTGACGAAGGGCACGAAGACACGCGGGCAGAGCCAGATCGCGTCGGAGCTTGAGACCTACGGCATCACGCTCGCGGGCGCGGCGGGGCTCGACAACGCGAACGTGGTCGCGGACTGCATGCCCGAGCATCTCGAACGCGCGATGATGCTCATGGCGGATGTCGTCATGAACCCGACATTCCCCGAGGATGAGTTCGACAAAGCCCGGACGCAGATGATCACCGGGCTCAATATTTCGAGCAACACCCCTGCGTACATCGCGGATCGCGAGTTCCGGAAGCGGCTGTACGGGGCGCATCCCTACGCACGCACCGCGACCGGCGAGGTGTCGGACGTGAACGCCCTGACACGAGCGGATCTTGCCGAATGGTGGGGCACCTTCGCTCGCCCCGATATGGCTGTCCTGATCTTCGCGGGAGACGTGACGCCGGATCGGGCCCAGGCGCTCGCTGCGGGGGCGTTCGGCAACTGGCGGGCGCAGGGCGAGAAGCCCGCGATCACGCTCCCGGAGATTCCTGAGGCGGCCCCGATGAAGATCGTGATCGTCGATCGGCCGGGCTCGGTGCAGTCGGAGATCCGCATCGGGCGTGTCGGGTTCACGAGGCACGATCCGAGATACGCGACGAGCCGCGTCGCGAGTGGTTACTTCGGCGGCGCGTTCAACGCGCGTCTGAACGAGACGATCCGCGTGAAGAAGGGCCTGACCTATGGCGCGCGGGGCGGGTTCAGCTCGTCGCGCTTTGCCGGAGAGTTCTCGGCATCCACGTTCACGAAGACACCCTCAACGGCCGAGACGGTGCAGACGATCTTCGATGAGATCGAGCGGCTGCGGTACGAGGCGCCGAGCGAGAAGGAACTGAACGACACGAAGGCGTACATCACGGGCTCGTTCGTGGGCGCGCGGGAGACGCAGCAGGCCGTTGCGGGGGATCTCTGGCTGATGGAGTCGTCCGGGCTTGGTCGTGACTACTTCAAGAGCATGCTCGGGGGCGTGGCCGGGACGAGCGCGGAGGACTGCACGAGACTGGCGCAGGAGATGATCGACCCGGCCCGGCTTGTCGTGGTCGTGACCGGCGATGCATCGCAGATCAAAGAATCGCTTGAGAAGATCGGCCCGGTCGAGGTGGTGAAGGCGAGGGAGTAAGACCGAGACGAGAGCCGCAAACCCATGCCGAAAGCAACGGCCCCCGCATGACGCGAGGGCCGTTGGTCTTTCGTGCGCTCACACAACACGAAGTTCTGGATGCTCCAGCCGCGGCGGGTTCGGTCTCGCGGGATCAGCGACGGCGACGGGTTGCCATGAGCCCCATGCCGGCCAGGGCGAGCACCGCCGTGCCCGGCGCAGGAATCTCACCGTTGAAGCCGCCGCTCGGGTTCCAGTTCACCTGTCCGCCGCCCGTCAGCGAGCCGACGATCAGGTTGCCGGTCACGAGGCCGGAGGAGAAGTGCGTCGCGGCGTTCGGGGCGAGGATGCTGACCTTGTGGTCACCGCCCGATAGGTTGAATGTGGTCGCCTCGTTCAGGTTCAGCAGTGTCGATGAGCCGGACGCGCCATCGGCGTAGGTCCAGGTCTTCGAGCCGAAGGAGACGGTTTCACCGAGCAGGTTGATGACGACCGTGCCAGCGCCGGAGATCTTGATGCCCCATGCGGACGCGAGGTCCGCAGCGGCGATGTCAACAACCGTCAGCGGGCCGGACGCTGTGATCTGCAACTCGCCCCACAGGTTGGTCGCCGTGGCGCTCGGCGCGAGAGATGCGGCGTAGTTCGAGATGCTCAGGAACTGGTCGGAGACATCGAAGACGTTGATGGTGGGGGTGTAGGGTGCGTTCTCGCTCAGCGTGCCGAGGACAGTGACGGCGGGGCCGACGGTCTTGATACCTCCGAGGGAGACGGGCCCGTTGAGGGAGCCGCCCAGGCCGGAGAGATTGCCACCCGCGAAGACGGGTCCGTTGATCGACGCGTGGTTCATGACGACGTTGCCGGCGACCTCGATGCCGTGGTTGGTGACCGCGCCGGAGAGGGTGAAGTTGCCGCCGCCGTAGTACGCGCGGGCGAGCGAGGGGGACGCGCTCGGCACATCCTTGAGACTGAAGCCGCTGAACCACGCTGAACCCACCGAGCCGGCGGAGCCCTGGAAGTCAGAGCCGTAGCCGGAGCCGGCGGTGCCGATCGTTGAGCGGCTGAAGACGTTGAAGTCCCAGATGTTGATGGGATCGGCGTTGGCGATGCCGGCGCCGGCGAACAACACGGCCGCGGCAGAGGCGGCTTGAACGAACGAATTGGAACGCATTGTCTTGTCTCTCCCGACTCAAAGTGGACCTATGTGACCTCGTGAGGCGGTCTCTCTACGCATCACGAACGAAAGGGACTGTTCCAATTGAGTACGCGAGAAGCAAGCGATACGCCGCAAAGAGGCGCGACATCCATGGAATCGCCCTGATCGCAGCGGAACTTATTGGACGTTGAAGGTCCGATCACGAGGTCTCCGGCCATGCGCGTGCGATGGCGGGCTACTCCGGAGGTCTGCCGGAGAGATCCAGATACAGGTTGACCGCAACACGAGTTCGTTCGTGATCGGGTCCATAGTGCAACGTGAGGTGCTCGGACGCGAGCCGCGCATGGGGCAGGGCCTCTTCCGGGCGTCCTGCATCCTTGAGTGCGAGCGCGAGCGATTGTCTGACCTGCGCAGTGAACCAGTGTGTGTCGCCGTGAACGCGGATCGAGTCTGGGAGAAGGGCGGCGTGCGCCGCGACCGCTGCTTCGAGC from Phycisphaeraceae bacterium includes the following:
- a CDS encoding cellulase family glycosylhydrolase, giving the protein MHSDRSCHTAAYTLDRRTFIASSIGSLVGVHALARGGTSAHRMDSPARPPGAPPARLTTLARGINLSHWVWFPHAQGEAARRAFITDADLAQLVASGFTHARFPFEPDWLWNSAEHRLNDASLREYLDAVRRCHGAGLAIIIDAHWSRTPWIKPGEPTHEARMGELERMWSSLGAACRDLDPERTFLEIVNEPHDITVAAWAESQANIARAIRDAAPDHTIIATGASWGSIDGLLAIEPLDDPNIVYSFHFYEPHNFTHQGATWGFPPWRGMKDIPWPAGRAELERISEPFPKDSRDALRWSARDGTSDPWTPDRLDACIERAHQWALTHKRPIYCGEFGAHKPTAPRDSRLAWTRALAESLNRRSIGWAMWDYVGGFAIAEGAPGARTLDAEMCDALELRPR
- a CDS encoding insulinase family protein; its protein translation is MSRSRSRGLVGIVWGFVAVAGLGLPLGSAGAASGVMEEPARVLEPGMMDFEERVLRNGLRVITLEDRSCPVVSVQVWYRVGSKDENPERQGFAHMFEHMMFRGTDRLGPTSHFDLLRKVGGNANAYTSFDQTVYHQTLPSNQLELALYLEAERMSFLKIDQDSFDTERKVVEEERRMGTNQPYGTALEQALPALFGEHPYKWSPIGQIPHLRAATVQELRDFWNRYYVPNNAVLVIAGDIEHERAQRLAADYFGWIPKGEDPARVTYREPLPTQPRTVVIREENAPAPVLGLAYRTVPMGHVDSWALQMLATIVGGGESSRLYQKLVTEQKSAVFAAGGALSLEQDGLIAFGAVMAPFGANPKRVRDAIEAELARVREELVSEDELEKARNQMLKGMVAESLTVDSKATALGSAAALEGRASNVNDRLRSVRAVTREDLRRVANEYMDPGKQITLQINRNLLGAIFSKMKKEDEAEITGEREVGEPIVGRPGVVRPETFPAEPPLAPLPSFDPTPVYAERSLENGLRLLIVENHEVPYVSVQLGLHAGAWTETKPGTASMATGMLTKGTKTRGQSQIASELETYGITLAGAAGLDNANVVADCMPEHLERAMMLMADVVMNPTFPEDEFDKARTQMITGLNISSNTPAYIADREFRKRLYGAHPYARTATGEVSDVNALTRADLAEWWGTFARPDMAVLIFAGDVTPDRAQALAAGAFGNWRAQGEKPAITLPEIPEAAPMKIVIVDRPGSVQSEIRIGRVGFTRHDPRYATSRVASGYFGGAFNARLNETIRVKKGLTYGARGGFSSSRFAGEFSASTFTKTPSTAETVQTIFDEIERLRYEAPSEKELNDTKAYITGSFVGARETQQAVAGDLWLMESSGLGRDYFKSMLGGVAGTSAEDCTRLAQEMIDPARLVVVVTGDASQIKESLEKIGPVEVVKARE
- a CDS encoding choice-of-anchor A family protein, which gives rise to MRSNSFVQAASAAAVLFAGAGIANADPINIWDFNVFSRSTIGTAGSGYGSDFQGSAGSVGSAWFSGFSLKDVPSASPSLARAYYGGGNFTLSGAVTNHGIEVAGNVVMNHASINGPVFAGGNLSGLGGSLNGPVSLGGIKTVGPAVTVLGTLSENAPYTPTINVFDVSDQFLSISNYAASLAPSATATNLWGELQITASGPLTVVDIAAADLASAWGIKISGAGTVVINLLGETVSFGSKTWTYADGASGSSTLLNLNEATTFNLSGGDHKVSILAPNAATHFSSGLVTGNLIVGSLTGGGQVNWNPSGGFNGEIPAPGTAVLALAGMGLMATRRRR
- a CDS encoding NAD(P)-dependent alcohol dehydrogenase, producing the protein MPATTKSAAYAAQSATSPLAPFTIDRREPGPTDVAMEIIFCGVCHSDLHWVKNEWGTANYPVVPGHEIVGRVTKVGSNVKGFKPGDIASVGCLVDSCRTCECCKKNLEQFCQKGATFTYGGEDKHLGGFTHGGYSKHIVVDEKFTLHVPKNLDPAAAAPLLCAGITTYSPLRQWGAAKGKKVGIVGLGGLGHMGVKFAKAFGAHTVLFTTSPSKIEDGKRLGADEVIISKDAAEMQKHAGSFDIILDTVSADHDINALLGQLTLDGTLALVGVPPAPMAIGAFGLIMPRKKIAGSLIGGIAETQEMLDFCGTHNIVSDIEKIPMDYINTAYERMLKSDVRYRFVIDMASLK
- a CDS encoding GNAT family N-acetyltransferase — encoded protein: MNQMRVMLREARREDVPRFFEHQTDPEGMRMVGSVRTNHLDRDEFMARWDGILANDKIIKRSIVLRPVVSGRGAGEDGAEVVVGSINCFERLPDPARPCTIFPGPEIGYWLGREHRGKGIASEAVRQFVAEVPRRPLYARAASDNVASIRVLQNAGFREIGREMFFANMRGQEIEETLMVVGEEQ
- a CDS encoding GNAT family N-acetyltransferase, with the protein product MNTVRSLTSPDIEALVALRAEALLDSPWAFTGSPGEQRDADLVRGSINPPRSYVVGAFDDAGALVASAGIVHDQRAKRAHVALIWGVYVTPRARGRGTGRTVVSRAVEVARAMNGVTTIQLACSENSTAAAALYRSLGFVHWGTEPDAIRVGGRSYNELHMSLPNP
- a CDS encoding aldo/keto reductase — protein: MEYRRLGSSGLKVPVLSFGTGTFGGGTEFFKAWGSSDVAEATRLVDICLEAGVNMFDTADIYSQGQSEEILGAALKGRRDKTIISTKGTFRMGGEEAGPNSVGSSRFHLTNAVHASLKRLGTDYIDLYQLHGFDAMTPIDEVLGTLDDFVRAGKIRYIGCSNFSGWHLMKSLAYSEKHGLARYVAHQAYYSLIGRDYEWELMPLALDQGVGCVVWSPLGWGRLTGKIRRGSPLPADSRLNSKLVVDNGPQPDQEYLYTVVDALESVAKEVGKTVPQVAINWLVQRPTVANIILGARNEKQLKDNLGSVGWNLTPAQVATLDAASERIPAYPYWHQRGFQERNPKPV